A single Leptolyngbya ohadii IS1 DNA region contains:
- a CDS encoding tetratricopeptide repeat protein, producing MNREDKPTAGAIGIPFMTEIPYRTILGLNQQTYQRLKVALSLKLRRQVFIAVCDDLPLRDRLAAQLQADLSKTSGQLGTSSTTAAERTYPRIVSLHLDSNDPSPIGQVAQWLQQFPPPRRGSWRAPLPVFQILGTEKLTRQPASVQRIFLTHLQGIERNLRWVESGIILWMTHPWYQTLPESVPEFWECRTGIFEFTGDPTPLNAILPERISLAQSSAISLTKPVQESLPQADSAPTTADPPTRESSESPIDDSETPQPKNQTIASSITATPNPWLTLVEDLTQIYEAEESAALPSEALETAILPADWTVTQIVSESSAPAPTIANLTDHAADQATETNAVQTASSEVTEVTEEQALIAQLLNRPWQAETLLQQIETYQEQSVSPEVLATAYRILGNLYCDRIEQGEETAPLFEQAIDAYHQCLIWLPEVSPLWVDVLNDQGNLYWMLGRLMQRQTGAIDLTKDYLEQSVQTYHHALSRIRLPQQEAIYAMVQSNLGTAYGDLARYGNPAQLLQQSINAYQEALRYRSAESDPLRYASTQNNLGTTYWNLAQHQQPLDNLKRSISAYTEALSHYNPEDDPLNFAMIQNNLGTAFWNLAQYERPRDWLLLAVSAYQIALKHRTLSTAPAACAATQNNLGTAFWHLANHTDPPADRMEYLQKAIGSYQAALEAIDQMQQAAQLGVISFDVAATHNNQGLAYYQLATDLQLGLAAIDQLSHLEQALHHHLQAIHRWNQQPELRQTAMTCIVQTVRACYSQLGLEGQNQALSRIPAALLPEILPKL from the coding sequence GTGAATAGGGAAGATAAACCAACGGCGGGTGCGATCGGAATTCCCTTTATGACAGAAATTCCCTACCGGACAATTCTTGGACTCAATCAGCAGACCTACCAGCGATTGAAAGTGGCATTAAGCCTGAAGCTGCGGCGGCAGGTCTTTATTGCGGTGTGCGATGATTTGCCTCTGCGCGATCGGTTGGCGGCTCAGTTGCAGGCAGACCTCAGCAAAACCAGCGGACAACTTGGGACTTCTTCCACGACGGCGGCAGAGCGTACCTATCCGCGTATTGTCAGTCTGCATCTGGACTCAAACGATCCCAGCCCGATCGGTCAGGTTGCCCAGTGGCTACAGCAGTTTCCCCCACCCCGGCGAGGCAGTTGGCGTGCCCCCTTGCCAGTCTTCCAGATTTTAGGGACAGAGAAACTTACAAGACAGCCTGCCAGCGTTCAGCGAATCTTCCTCACCCACCTTCAGGGGATTGAGCGAAATCTGCGCTGGGTGGAGTCCGGGATTATTCTGTGGATGACGCACCCCTGGTATCAAACACTGCCGGAATCGGTGCCGGAGTTCTGGGAATGTCGGACGGGTATCTTTGAATTTACGGGCGATCCCACGCCGCTGAATGCCATCCTACCGGAGCGAATTTCCCTCGCCCAATCCTCTGCAATTTCCTTAACCAAACCCGTTCAGGAGAGCCTGCCTCAGGCAGATTCCGCCCCAACTACGGCAGACCCTCCCACCCGCGAATCTTCTGAAAGTCCGATCGACGACTCCGAAACTCCGCAGCCGAAAAACCAGACGATCGCCAGCAGCATTACAGCAACTCCCAATCCCTGGCTCACCCTGGTGGAGGATCTGACCCAGATCTACGAAGCCGAGGAAAGCGCTGCCCTACCGTCTGAGGCACTGGAAACGGCTATCCTTCCTGCTGATTGGACCGTCACGCAAATCGTCTCTGAGAGTTCTGCCCCCGCTCCTACGATCGCCAACTTAACTGATCATGCAGCCGATCAAGCCACCGAAACGAATGCTGTTCAAACTGCGTCCTCTGAAGTCACTGAAGTCACCGAAGAACAAGCCCTAATCGCCCAACTGCTCAATCGTCCCTGGCAGGCAGAAACCTTGCTTCAGCAGATTGAAACCTATCAGGAGCAGTCCGTTTCGCCGGAGGTGCTGGCAACCGCCTACCGCATTCTGGGCAATTTGTACTGCGATCGGATCGAACAGGGCGAGGAAACGGCTCCTCTGTTTGAACAGGCGATCGACGCCTATCATCAGTGCCTCATCTGGCTCCCGGAAGTTTCGCCGCTCTGGGTGGATGTGCTAAACGACCAGGGCAACCTCTACTGGATGCTGGGACGGCTGATGCAGCGGCAGACAGGGGCGATCGATCTGACGAAGGACTATCTGGAACAGAGTGTACAAACCTATCATCACGCCCTCAGTCGGATTCGGTTGCCCCAGCAGGAAGCCATTTATGCAATGGTGCAAAGTAACCTGGGCACAGCTTACGGAGATCTGGCGCGATATGGCAATCCTGCCCAACTGCTGCAACAGTCAATCAACGCCTATCAGGAGGCACTGCGCTACCGTTCGGCGGAATCCGATCCGCTTCGCTATGCCTCTACGCAGAATAATCTGGGGACGACCTACTGGAATCTGGCGCAGCATCAGCAGCCCCTCGATAATCTCAAGCGATCGATCTCTGCCTACACAGAGGCACTGTCCCACTACAACCCGGAGGATGACCCGCTGAACTTTGCCATGATCCAGAACAACCTGGGCACCGCATTCTGGAATTTGGCGCAGTATGAGCGTCCGCGAGATTGGCTGCTGCTGGCAGTTTCGGCATACCAGATCGCCCTGAAGCACCGCACGCTGTCCACTGCTCCTGCTGCCTGTGCTGCTACGCAAAACAACCTGGGCACCGCATTCTGGCATCTGGCAAACCACACCGACCCCCCCGCCGATCGCATGGAATATTTGCAAAAGGCAATCGGTTCCTATCAAGCGGCACTGGAGGCGATCGACCAAATGCAACAAGCCGCGCAGCTGGGAGTTATCTCCTTCGATGTTGCCGCGACCCACAATAACCAGGGACTTGCCTACTATCAGCTCGCCACCGACCTTCAGCTTGGTTTAGCCGCGATCGATCAGCTCTCCCACCTCGAACAGGCATTGCATCACCATCTGCAAGCGATCCATCGCTGGAATCAGCAGCCTGAACTGCGCCAAACCGCCATGACCTGCATCGTGCAAACTGTACGTGCCTGCTATAGCCAGCTTGGACTGGAAGGACAGAATCAGGCGCTTTCCAGGATTCCTGCGGCGTTGCTGCCGGAGATTTTGCCGAAGCTGTAG
- the cobW gene encoding cobalamin biosynthesis protein CobW, which translates to MHKIPVTVVTGFLGAGKTTLIRHLLQNNEGRRIAVLVNEFGEVGIDGDLLRSCQVCPEDEEASNETANETSNIVELTNGCLCCTVQEEFLPTMQELLKRRDQLDCILIETSGLALPKPLVQAFRWPEIRTGATVDGVITVVDCEALAKGQMVGDLEALLAQREADDTLEHETPIEELFEDQLACADLVLLTKADRVDAANQEKVQTWLQQKLSPGVKIVPCHQGQVSANLLLGFNAAVESDLENRPSHHDHEEDHDHDDDITSVQVILDRAFDPAQLIDRLRKLVQQQEIYRIKGFVAVPNKAMRLVLQGVGDRFDTFYDRPWQPEELRQTKLVFIGRAIEQRQIEEALTPMTV; encoded by the coding sequence ATGCATAAAATTCCTGTCACCGTCGTCACCGGATTTTTGGGCGCGGGCAAGACCACGCTGATCCGGCATTTACTGCAAAACAACGAGGGGCGGCGGATTGCCGTTCTGGTCAACGAATTTGGCGAGGTGGGCATCGATGGCGATTTGCTGCGCTCCTGCCAGGTTTGTCCAGAGGATGAGGAAGCATCGAACGAGACTGCTAACGAGACTTCTAATATTGTGGAACTCACGAACGGCTGTCTCTGCTGCACCGTCCAGGAGGAATTTCTGCCTACGATGCAGGAGCTTTTAAAGCGGCGCGATCAGCTCGACTGTATTTTGATCGAAACCTCCGGCTTAGCCCTGCCCAAACCGCTGGTGCAGGCATTCCGCTGGCCCGAAATTCGGACTGGCGCAACGGTAGACGGGGTAATTACGGTGGTAGACTGTGAAGCCCTGGCAAAGGGACAAATGGTGGGCGATCTGGAGGCACTGTTGGCACAGCGAGAAGCAGACGACACCCTGGAACACGAAACGCCGATCGAAGAACTGTTTGAAGATCAGCTTGCCTGTGCCGACCTGGTACTTCTGACAAAAGCCGATCGCGTTGATGCTGCCAACCAGGAAAAAGTCCAGACGTGGCTTCAGCAGAAGCTTTCCCCCGGTGTTAAGATCGTGCCCTGCCATCAGGGACAGGTGAGTGCCAATCTGCTGCTCGGCTTTAATGCGGCAGTGGAATCCGATCTGGAGAATCGCCCCAGTCATCACGACCACGAAGAAGACCATGACCACGACGACGACATTACCTCCGTTCAGGTCATCCTCGATCGCGCCTTCGATCCCGCTCAGCTGATCGATCGGCTCAGAAAACTCGTGCAGCAGCAGGAAATCTACCGAATTAAAGGCTTCGTCGCTGTCCCGAATAAAGCGATGCGTCTCGTCCTGCAAGGTGTAGGCGATCGATTTGACACCTTCTACGATCGTCCCTGGCAGCCAGAAGAACTCCGCCAAACCAAATTAGTGTTTATTGGTCGGGCGATCGAGCAGCGGCAGATTGAGGAAGCCCTTACTCCGATGACTGTCTAG
- a CDS encoding CbtB domain-containing protein yields the protein MTTATQNSTQALLQRTAKLTLSVPVQCTLFLLLTATTLWTVYFSSYAPAHNALHETRHSTLGVGCH from the coding sequence ATGACGACTGCAACTCAGAATTCAACCCAAGCTCTCCTGCAACGCACGGCTAAGCTCACCCTTTCAGTTCCGGTTCAGTGTACGCTCTTTCTCCTGCTGACGGCAACGACGCTCTGGACGGTCTACTTCAGCAGCTATGCCCCCGCTCACAATGCCCTGCACGAAACCCGCCACTCCACGCTAGGCGTTGGCTGTCACTAG
- a CDS encoding response regulator, with protein MSMKRDRILLIEDNLYNRELMRDYLQTCLNLNVLAVADGREALANLSDFQPDLILLDLKLPHLDGFAVLEELNRRSLQIPVFVITACTQSADRERAMSLGAVRYFVKPTCLKEICQAIEIILEYPLACEAPISAYPYRIPKLR; from the coding sequence ATGTCCATGAAGCGCGATCGGATTTTATTGATTGAAGATAATCTTTACAATCGCGAGCTGATGCGAGACTATCTGCAAACCTGCCTCAATCTCAATGTTTTGGCGGTTGCAGACGGTAGGGAGGCACTTGCCAACCTCTCCGACTTTCAGCCTGATCTGATCCTGCTTGACCTGAAGCTGCCACACCTGGACGGATTTGCAGTGCTAGAAGAGCTGAACCGCCGATCGCTTCAGATTCCCGTTTTTGTCATTACAGCCTGTACGCAATCAGCCGATAGGGAGCGGGCAATGAGCCTGGGGGCAGTACGCTACTTTGTAAAACCCACCTGTCTCAAGGAAATCTGTCAGGCGATCGAGATAATTCTGGAATATCCCCTCGCCTGTGAAGCCCCTATTTCTGCCTACCCCTACCGTATTCCTAAGCTGCGTTAG
- a CDS encoding ATP synthase F0 subunit B, with the protein MLRQNSDRPSPDRRTQNGSHPGSPQPSAREGARLNGVDVQRELNRLEEIILDSPRIPLTRRTLVDEEQLLDQLDLIRLSLPGAFQEATNLLLQREALLQEAEQDADDIVVGAQQRAAQILDELGIIRQAEMEAQRIRQQVQQECEAMQQQTIADIEQMRRRAQQELEDLQRMALAECEEIQRGADDYADRVLRDMEQQLNEMMRVVRNGRQQLTGGTSTLSGDSYSANRFPPAPRY; encoded by the coding sequence ATGCTTCGCCAAAACTCCGATCGCCCCAGCCCAGACCGCAGAACCCAGAACGGTAGCCACCCTGGAAGCCCCCAGCCCAGCGCACGGGAAGGGGCACGACTCAACGGAGTAGACGTTCAGCGAGAACTGAACCGACTGGAGGAAATTATTCTCGACAGTCCGCGAATTCCGCTGACGCGCAGAACGCTGGTGGATGAAGAACAGTTGCTCGACCAGCTCGATCTAATCCGCCTCAGTTTGCCGGGAGCCTTCCAGGAGGCAACCAATCTACTGCTGCAACGAGAAGCCCTCCTCCAGGAAGCAGAGCAGGACGCAGACGATATTGTTGTTGGCGCCCAGCAGCGAGCCGCCCAGATTCTCGACGAGCTGGGCATTATTCGACAGGCAGAAATGGAAGCACAGCGCATCCGGCAGCAGGTGCAGCAGGAATGTGAGGCAATGCAGCAGCAGACGATCGCTGACATCGAGCAAATGCGTCGCCGTGCCCAGCAGGAACTCGAAGACCTTCAGCGGATGGCTCTGGCAGAGTGTGAAGAAATTCAGCGGGGAGCCGACGACTACGCCGATCGCGTCCTGCGGGACATGGAGCAGCAGCTTAACGAAATGATGCGCGTCGTTCGCAACGGGCGGCAGCAGCTTACGGGCGGTACCTCAACCCTGAGTGGCGATAGCTATTCGGCAAATCGCTTTCCTCCTGCTCCCCGCTACTAG
- the coaD gene encoding pantetheine-phosphate adenylyltransferase, producing MIAIYPGSFDPITRGHLDIIERGCRLFEQVIVVVFRNPNKTPLFPVEQRTEQIRRSTQHLPNLEVDHFEGLAVTYARMRQAQVLLRGLRAVSDFEMELQMAHTNKTLSSEIETVFLTTDPDYSFLSSSVVKEIARFGGPIDHLVPPPVALDLYQCFAKTPIAPAQTAEPRTVATLEAPSPAHGKGHDSTE from the coding sequence GTGATTGCAATCTACCCCGGCAGTTTTGATCCGATTACGCGCGGTCATCTAGACATCATTGAGCGGGGCTGTCGGCTCTTTGAACAGGTGATTGTGGTGGTGTTTCGCAATCCCAACAAAACGCCCCTTTTTCCAGTCGAGCAGCGTACTGAGCAAATCCGGCGATCGACCCAGCACTTGCCCAACCTGGAAGTAGATCACTTCGAGGGTTTAGCTGTCACCTACGCCCGAATGCGTCAGGCACAGGTTTTGCTGAGAGGGTTGCGGGCAGTCTCCGATTTTGAGATGGAACTGCAAATGGCACACACCAACAAAACCCTGTCCTCTGAGATCGAAACTGTCTTTCTGACCACTGACCCGGACTATAGTTTTCTCAGCAGCAGCGTTGTTAAGGAAATTGCTCGCTTCGGTGGTCCCATTGATCATCTTGTTCCCCCACCTGTCGCCCTGGATCTGTACCAATGCTTCGCCAAAACTCCGATCGCCCCAGCCCAGACCGCAGAACCCAGAACGGTAGCCACCCTGGAAGCCCCCAGCCCAGCGCACGGGAAGGGGCACGACTCAACGGAGTAG
- a CDS encoding alpha/beta fold hydrolase produces MVTAKGSQENQIEVGKLKWFYRSSDPLNSTDKPPVVLLHGIPAQSYSWRNVMPALAEQGFRAIAPDWIGAGFSGQPDRRDFAYTPDAFVTALGELLDALEIDRCSLVVQGFVGSAGIQYALRYPDRIERLAILNTPISTAAKLPWKMRQLGLPLMGEMMTQDPLLVDRTLEGGGGYRVEDADLDVYRRPFLKSSAAGRSLFVTMQNLRLAEAMAEIETGLANWKQPTLFAWGVRDPWLPVSLAESLAQQMADAEVAKLDEVGHYPQEDWHEKVNDALLPFLRRKIL; encoded by the coding sequence ATGGTGACAGCAAAAGGATCTCAGGAAAATCAGATTGAAGTTGGCAAACTGAAATGGTTTTATCGATCGTCCGATCCCCTCAATTCCACAGATAAACCGCCTGTCGTACTGCTACATGGCATTCCTGCCCAAAGCTATAGCTGGCGGAACGTGATGCCTGCCCTCGCTGAACAGGGATTTCGGGCGATCGCCCCCGATTGGATTGGTGCTGGCTTTTCTGGTCAACCCGATCGTCGCGATTTTGCCTATACGCCCGATGCATTTGTGACGGCACTGGGAGAACTGCTGGATGCGCTGGAAATCGATCGCTGTTCGCTGGTTGTACAGGGATTCGTGGGGTCAGCGGGAATTCAGTATGCGCTCCGTTACCCCGATCGGATAGAGCGGCTGGCTATTCTCAATACGCCAATCAGCACAGCAGCAAAACTGCCCTGGAAAATGCGCCAGTTGGGACTGCCCCTGATGGGCGAAATGATGACTCAAGATCCGCTGCTGGTCGATCGCACGCTGGAAGGCGGTGGGGGCTATCGCGTCGAGGATGCCGATCTGGATGTGTATCGTCGTCCGTTTCTCAAGAGTTCGGCGGCAGGACGATCGCTGTTTGTGACGATGCAGAATTTGCGGCTGGCGGAGGCAATGGCAGAGATCGAAACCGGGCTAGCCAACTGGAAGCAGCCCACCCTGTTTGCCTGGGGAGTGCGCGACCCCTGGTTGCCCGTGAGTTTGGCAGAATCCCTGGCGCAGCAAATGGCGGATGCGGAGGTCGCCAAGCTAGACGAGGTGGGGCACTACCCCCAGGAAGACTGGCACGAGAAAGTCAACGACGCATTGCTGCCGTTCCTCCGGCGCAAGATCCTGTAG
- a CDS encoding peptidylprolyl isomerase, whose translation MKRSEQTSGIAVLDFAAFTSPYYRGAIMTRAIMETDKGTINLELFDQDAPNTVQNFVDLAEKGFYDGLNFHRVISNFMIQGGCPNGTGTGGPGYRIKCEINPNKHLAGSLSMAHAGKDTGGSQFFICHSPQPHLDGVHTVFGKTENMDVVNAIRQGDKIRSVKIEK comes from the coding sequence ATGAAGCGATCGGAGCAGACCTCAGGCATTGCTGTCCTGGATTTTGCTGCATTCACTTCACCCTATTACCGAGGAGCAATCATGACTCGCGCCATTATGGAAACGGACAAGGGAACGATTAACCTGGAACTGTTTGACCAGGATGCTCCCAACACCGTTCAGAATTTTGTGGATCTTGCCGAGAAGGGCTTTTACGACGGGCTGAACTTCCACCGGGTCATTTCCAACTTTATGATCCAGGGAGGCTGTCCTAATGGCACTGGAACGGGCGGTCCTGGTTATCGGATTAAGTGCGAAATTAACCCCAACAAGCATTTGGCAGGCAGCCTCTCGATGGCTCATGCCGGAAAGGATACGGGCGGCAGCCAGTTCTTCATCTGCCATTCGCCCCAGCCCCATCTGGACGGGGTGCATACGGTATTTGGCAAGACCGAAAATATGGACGTGGTGAATGCCATCCGGCAGGGCGACAAAATTCGATCCGTGAAAATCGAGAAGTAG
- the argJ gene encoding bifunctional ornithine acetyltransferase/N-acetylglutamate synthase translates to MTDWQEIPGGVTAPKGFRAAGIVAGLKPSGAPDLALIVSEVDAIAAGVFTTSQVRAAPVDFCRQQLQAKPVARAILCNAGQANAATGTQGWLDAQESAMLLAQSLNIASDLVLVASTGVIGQRIKMDALRAGIPKLVESASETGSDAASRAIITTDLVTKSIALETMLDHRPVRIGGICKGSGMIHPNMATMLAFVTCDAAISPHLWQQMVSRAADKSFNQITVDGDTSTNDCLIALANGASRTPAITEPGAEADKLEAALTEVCIRLAKSIARDGEGATCLLEVRVSGASDDESARLIARTIAGSSLFKSAVFGRDPNWGRIAAAAGRAGVPFEQGSLRVQLGDFVLMEQGQPLPFDRPAASAYMKQAAQGEYLKTDTVLVSVSVGNGSGSGVAWGCDLSYDYVKINAEYTT, encoded by the coding sequence ATGACGGACTGGCAAGAGATTCCGGGGGGCGTGACCGCGCCAAAAGGATTCCGGGCAGCAGGAATTGTGGCAGGACTAAAGCCGTCGGGTGCGCCCGACCTGGCGCTGATTGTGTCGGAAGTGGATGCGATCGCCGCTGGCGTGTTTACCACCAGTCAGGTTCGTGCCGCTCCGGTGGATTTTTGTCGGCAGCAGCTTCAGGCAAAACCCGTGGCGCGGGCGATTCTCTGTAATGCAGGGCAAGCAAACGCGGCAACGGGAACCCAGGGATGGCTGGATGCCCAGGAAAGCGCGATGCTGCTGGCTCAGTCGCTCAACATTGCTTCCGATCTGGTGCTGGTTGCCTCGACGGGCGTAATCGGTCAGCGCATCAAAATGGATGCCCTCCGAGCCGGAATTCCCAAACTGGTAGAATCCGCCAGCGAAACAGGTTCAGATGCCGCATCACGGGCAATTATCACCACCGATTTGGTGACGAAGTCGATCGCCCTGGAAACTATGCTAGATCACCGTCCAGTCAGGATTGGCGGCATCTGTAAGGGGTCGGGCATGATCCACCCCAACATGGCGACGATGCTGGCGTTTGTCACCTGCGACGCAGCAATTTCTCCGCACCTGTGGCAGCAAATGGTCAGCCGTGCTGCCGATAAGAGCTTTAACCAAATTACGGTGGATGGCGACACTAGTACGAACGATTGTTTGATTGCCCTCGCCAACGGCGCATCCCGCACGCCTGCTATTACCGAACCGGGAGCGGAAGCTGATAAGCTAGAAGCCGCTCTAACAGAAGTTTGCATTCGCCTCGCCAAGTCGATCGCCCGTGATGGCGAAGGAGCCACCTGCTTACTCGAAGTGCGGGTGTCTGGCGCGTCAGACGATGAATCGGCAAGATTGATTGCTCGCACGATCGCCGGATCGTCCCTGTTCAAGTCCGCCGTTTTTGGACGCGATCCCAACTGGGGCAGAATTGCGGCAGCAGCAGGACGGGCAGGGGTTCCCTTTGAGCAAGGCAGTTTGCGCGTCCAGCTCGGCGATTTTGTTCTTATGGAACAGGGTCAGCCCTTACCGTTTGATCGTCCCGCTGCCAGTGCCTATATGAAACAGGCGGCGCAGGGAGAATACCTGAAAACGGATACGGTGTTAGTGTCGGTGAGCGTCGGCAACGGCTCTGGATCGGGTGTGGCTTGGGGCTGTGACCTGAGCTATGACTACGTGAAGATTAATGCGGAATATACGACGTAG
- a CDS encoding DNA adenine methylase has product MKTASVSPASLQPPLKWAGGKRWLVPLLIDLWQPYADVRLVEPFVGGMAVALGLQPRQAVLNDHNLHLINFYRCLQKGLQIDIPLENSEAYYYQCRDRFNYLIRAGEVDSLESAKLFYFMNRTGYNGLCRFNSTNQFNVPFGRYKTINYTRDFTPYTATLKNWQFTSSDFAAIPLLPDDFIYSDPPYDVKFTRYSAQDFKWEDQVRLAEWLAAHKGPVVASNQATDRILDLYTALGFEIMLLDAPRRISCTGDRTPAKEVLAYRGI; this is encoded by the coding sequence GTGAAGACTGCAAGTGTCAGTCCAGCATCTCTACAACCTCCCTTAAAATGGGCTGGCGGCAAACGATGGCTGGTTCCGCTCTTGATTGATCTCTGGCAACCCTATGCCGATGTCCGACTCGTCGAACCCTTTGTGGGCGGTATGGCAGTAGCGCTGGGATTGCAGCCTCGACAGGCAGTTTTGAATGACCACAACTTGCACCTGATTAACTTCTACCGCTGTCTGCAAAAAGGACTTCAGATTGATATTCCGCTGGAAAATAGCGAAGCGTACTACTATCAGTGCCGCGATCGATTCAATTATTTGATCCGTGCAGGGGAGGTAGATAGCCTGGAATCGGCAAAGCTGTTTTACTTCATGAACCGTACGGGATATAACGGCTTGTGTCGGTTTAACAGCACGAATCAGTTTAATGTGCCGTTTGGACGCTACAAAACGATTAACTACACTCGCGACTTCACACCCTACACCGCCACACTAAAGAATTGGCAGTTCACCAGCAGCGATTTTGCTGCCATTCCCCTCCTGCCCGACGACTTTATCTATTCCGATCCGCCCTACGACGTGAAGTTTACCCGCTACAGCGCCCAGGACTTTAAGTGGGAGGATCAGGTAAGACTCGCCGAATGGCTTGCCGCCCACAAAGGTCCCGTTGTTGCCTCCAATCAAGCCACCGATCGCATCCTCGACCTCTATACCGCTCTGGGCTTTGAAATTATGCTGCTCGATGCCCCACGACGGATTTCCTGTACGGGCGATCGAACTCCTGCAAAGGAGGTTTTGGCTTATCGGGGCATTTAG